One genomic region from Mangifera indica cultivar Alphonso chromosome 17, CATAS_Mindica_2.1, whole genome shotgun sequence encodes:
- the LOC123200570 gene encoding xylose isomerase-like isoform X1 — protein MNCSVSEVMMEAKRVLLVLLFLNVVLFLNAAPSTCPADNLGSKCNESNDWNGEFFPGISKIKYEGPATKNPLAFKWYNPEEKILGKKMKDWLRFSVAFWHTFRGSGADPFGAPTKYWPWEDGTNSLAMAKRRMRANFEFIEKLGVDLWCFHDRDIAPEGKTLEESNKNLDEVVALAKELQGTKIHPLWGTAQLFVHPRFMHGAATSSELGVYAYSAAQVKKAMEVTHYLGGENYVFWGGREGYQTLLNTDMGRELDHLARFLEAAAAYKKKIGFNGTLLIEPKPQEPTKHQYDWDAATTANFLRKYGLIDEFKLNIECNHATLSGHSCHHELETARLNGLLGNIDANTGDPQVGWDTDQFLIDVAESTMVMLSVIRNGGLAPGGFNFDAKLRRESTDVEDLFIAHITGMDALARGLRNAAKLIEDGSLAELVRKRYQSFDMEVGAKIEAGKAYFEYLEKKAMEWGEPKVPSAKQELAEMIFQSAM, from the exons ATGAA TTGCAGTGTTAGTGAAGTAATGATGGAGGCTAAGAGGGTTCTGTTGGTACTGCTTTTTTTGAATGTGGTGCTGTTTCTG AATGCTGCCCCATCAACATGCCCTGCTGATAATCTTGGGAGCAAATGCAATGAATCCAATGATTGGAATGGGGAATTCTTCCCTGGCATTTCGAAGATTAAGTATGAG GGTCCGGCTACCAAGAATCCATTGGCATTCAAGTGGTATAATCCCGAAGAAAAGATTCTTGGGAAGAAAATGAAG GATTGGCTGAGATTCAGTGTTGCATTTTGGCATACATTCCGTGGATCAGGCGCTGATCCATTTGGGGCACCTACAAAATATTGGCCATGGGAAGATGGTACCAATTCATTGGCTATGGCCAAAAGAAGAA TGAGAGCAAACTTTGAGTTCATAGAGAAACTTGGAGTTGACTTGTGGTGTTTCCATGACAGGGATATAGCTCCCGAAGGCAAAACCCTTGAG GAAAGTAATAAAAACTTGGATGAAGTGGTGGCCCTTGCTAAAGAGCTTCAG GGAACCAAGATTCATCCATTGTGGGGTACAGCTCAGTTATTTGTGCATCCTCGCTTTATGCATGGTGCTGCTACTAG CTCTGAATTAGGTGTCTATGCTTATTCTGCGGCTCAAGTCAAGAAGGCCATGGAG GTCACACATTACTTAGGGGGAGAAAACTATGTGTTTTGGGGTGGCCGTGAGGGTTATCAAACTCTCTTGAACACAGATATGGGAAGAGAGCTGGATCATTTG GCAAGATTTCTAGAAGCTGCTGCTGCCTACAAGAAGAAGATTGGATTCAATG GGACTTTGTTGATTGAGCCCAAGCCTCAAGAACCTACAAAACACCA GTATGACTGGGATGCTGCAACAACAGCTAACTTCTTGAGGAAGTATGGTCTCATAG ATGAGTTTAAACTAAACATTGAGTGTAACCATGCCACCCTGTCTGGTCACAG CTGTCATCATGAGCTTGAAACTGCAAGACTCAATGGTCTACTTGGAAATATTGATGCAAACACTGGGGATCCTCAAGTTG GTTGGGATACAGATCAATTCTTGATTGATGTTGCAGAGTCAACTATGGTTATGCTCAGTGTAATCAGAAAT GGAGGGTTAGCCCCTGGAGGATTCAACTTTGATGCTAAATT acgAAGAGAAAGCACAGACGTTGAGGACTTGTTCATTGCTCATATTACTGGAATGGATGCTCTAGCCCGTGGACTTCGAAATGCTGCCAAGCTCATTGAG GATGGTTCTTTGGCTGAGCTTGTCCGCAAGCGATATCAGAGCTTTGACATGGAAGTTGGGGCTAAAATAGAG GCTGGTAAGGCCTATTTTGAATATCTCGAGAAGAAAGCCATGGAATGGGGTGAACCCAAGGTCCCTTCTGCTAAGCAG GAACTTGCGGAGATGATTTTTCAATCTGCAATGTAA
- the LOC123200570 gene encoding xylose isomerase-like isoform X2 — MMEAKRVLLVLLFLNVVLFLNAAPSTCPADNLGSKCNESNDWNGEFFPGISKIKYEGPATKNPLAFKWYNPEEKILGKKMKDWLRFSVAFWHTFRGSGADPFGAPTKYWPWEDGTNSLAMAKRRMRANFEFIEKLGVDLWCFHDRDIAPEGKTLEESNKNLDEVVALAKELQGTKIHPLWGTAQLFVHPRFMHGAATSSELGVYAYSAAQVKKAMEVTHYLGGENYVFWGGREGYQTLLNTDMGRELDHLARFLEAAAAYKKKIGFNGTLLIEPKPQEPTKHQYDWDAATTANFLRKYGLIDEFKLNIECNHATLSGHSCHHELETARLNGLLGNIDANTGDPQVGWDTDQFLIDVAESTMVMLSVIRNGGLAPGGFNFDAKLRRESTDVEDLFIAHITGMDALARGLRNAAKLIEDGSLAELVRKRYQSFDMEVGAKIEAGKAYFEYLEKKAMEWGEPKVPSAKQELAEMIFQSAM, encoded by the exons ATGATGGAGGCTAAGAGGGTTCTGTTGGTACTGCTTTTTTTGAATGTGGTGCTGTTTCTG AATGCTGCCCCATCAACATGCCCTGCTGATAATCTTGGGAGCAAATGCAATGAATCCAATGATTGGAATGGGGAATTCTTCCCTGGCATTTCGAAGATTAAGTATGAG GGTCCGGCTACCAAGAATCCATTGGCATTCAAGTGGTATAATCCCGAAGAAAAGATTCTTGGGAAGAAAATGAAG GATTGGCTGAGATTCAGTGTTGCATTTTGGCATACATTCCGTGGATCAGGCGCTGATCCATTTGGGGCACCTACAAAATATTGGCCATGGGAAGATGGTACCAATTCATTGGCTATGGCCAAAAGAAGAA TGAGAGCAAACTTTGAGTTCATAGAGAAACTTGGAGTTGACTTGTGGTGTTTCCATGACAGGGATATAGCTCCCGAAGGCAAAACCCTTGAG GAAAGTAATAAAAACTTGGATGAAGTGGTGGCCCTTGCTAAAGAGCTTCAG GGAACCAAGATTCATCCATTGTGGGGTACAGCTCAGTTATTTGTGCATCCTCGCTTTATGCATGGTGCTGCTACTAG CTCTGAATTAGGTGTCTATGCTTATTCTGCGGCTCAAGTCAAGAAGGCCATGGAG GTCACACATTACTTAGGGGGAGAAAACTATGTGTTTTGGGGTGGCCGTGAGGGTTATCAAACTCTCTTGAACACAGATATGGGAAGAGAGCTGGATCATTTG GCAAGATTTCTAGAAGCTGCTGCTGCCTACAAGAAGAAGATTGGATTCAATG GGACTTTGTTGATTGAGCCCAAGCCTCAAGAACCTACAAAACACCA GTATGACTGGGATGCTGCAACAACAGCTAACTTCTTGAGGAAGTATGGTCTCATAG ATGAGTTTAAACTAAACATTGAGTGTAACCATGCCACCCTGTCTGGTCACAG CTGTCATCATGAGCTTGAAACTGCAAGACTCAATGGTCTACTTGGAAATATTGATGCAAACACTGGGGATCCTCAAGTTG GTTGGGATACAGATCAATTCTTGATTGATGTTGCAGAGTCAACTATGGTTATGCTCAGTGTAATCAGAAAT GGAGGGTTAGCCCCTGGAGGATTCAACTTTGATGCTAAATT acgAAGAGAAAGCACAGACGTTGAGGACTTGTTCATTGCTCATATTACTGGAATGGATGCTCTAGCCCGTGGACTTCGAAATGCTGCCAAGCTCATTGAG GATGGTTCTTTGGCTGAGCTTGTCCGCAAGCGATATCAGAGCTTTGACATGGAAGTTGGGGCTAAAATAGAG GCTGGTAAGGCCTATTTTGAATATCTCGAGAAGAAAGCCATGGAATGGGGTGAACCCAAGGTCCCTTCTGCTAAGCAG GAACTTGCGGAGATGATTTTTCAATCTGCAATGTAA
- the LOC123200572 gene encoding ADP-ribosylation factor 1-like, with product MGILFTRMFSSLLSNKEARILVLGLDNAGKTTILYRLQMGEVVSTIPTIGFNVETVQYNNIKFQVWDLGGQTSIRPYWRCYFPNTQAIIYVVDSSDTDRLAIAKDEFHAILEEEELKGAVVLIFANKQDLPGALDDAAVTEALELHKIKNRQWAIFKTSATKGEGLFEGLDWLSNTLKSVGG from the exons ATGGGTATTTTGTTTACGCGGATGTTTTCTTCGCTTCTCAGCAATAAAGAGGCTAGGATTTTAGTTCTTGGCCTAGACAATGCTGGCAAAACTACGATTCTTT ATCGGCTTCAAATGGGTGAAGTTGTTTCAACAATTCCAA CAATCGGGTTTAATGTGGAAACAGTGCAatataataacatcaaattcCAAGTCTGGGATCTAG GTGGGCAGACAAGCATCAG GCCATATTGGAGATGTTATTTTCCAAATACACAAGCAATAATTTATGTTGTTGATTCAAGTGACACCGATAGGCTGGCGATAGCCAAAGATGAATTTCATGCAATATTGGAG GAAGAGGAGTTAAAAGGTGCAGTTGTTCTCATTTTTGCAAATAAGCAG GACCTGCCTGGTGCACTGGATGATGCTGCAGTGACTGAGGCTTTAGAGTTGCACAAGATTAAAAACCGTCAATGGGCAATTTTCAAAACTTCTGCAACGAAAGGAGAAGGGCTTTTTGAGGGTTTGGACTG GTTGAGTAACACACTCA